The Sphingobium sp. JS3065 genomic sequence AATGCAGCTTGCCGGTGATGCCGTAACGATCCCCGCCAACGCCGGACAAGCCATATTGCACGCCCTTGGGCGCGACGACGGGAAGGCCCGCCTCCGACTGATAAAGATAGCGCAGATAGCTGCCCGGGGTCGCGCCCCGCGTCGTGCTGCCATAGGCGTCGGGCGACACGCCGTAACCGTCCTTATCCTCATAATAGAGGGTGGATTCCGCCCAAACGCCATCGGCGATGCCTGCGTGGAAGGTCGCGCCATACAGCTTGTCCTTGCGAACGTTGATGGCCAGATTATACACTGCGGTATAAGCGCTGTTGGAATAATAGATCCCTGGAGCCGTGGGGCCAAAACCCGTCGTCGTATTCGGTACATTTTCGATATAGGCATAGTCGCGACCGCACTGGCCCAGCGCATTGCGTGACACGCAATTATATTGCCCACGCGTAATGGTCGGCGAGTCATAGTCGAAGAAGTCGTTCGACACGAATTTGAACCGCGCCCAGCTATCGCCGCCCAGATCGGCGTGAATCTGCCCTTCCCAATGTTCACGGTCGACCGATCCGGGGCCGCGCCACAGGTCGCTGTCCAGCTTCGTGCGGCTGACATAGGCCTTGAACGGTCCGACCTTCCCGGTGCTGACGCGGATAAAGGTGCGCTTCATATCGAAATCGCCGAAGCTCTGCGATACGAACAGGCCCATGTCGTCCTGCGGCGCGATACTGTTATATTGCACCACCGGCCCCAGCGTCGAATAGCTGGGCAGGCCCACATCGCCCGCGCCGATGGCAGCTTCCACCACGCCGAGATTTTCGTTGTCGACATAGCGGAACACCGGGCTGCCACCAAAGGCGTCGCTGCGCCCGGTCGGGATGCCATCGACCACGAAGCCGATCTGGTCCAGGTTGAAGGCGCGGGTCTGGACGCTGTTGCCGAACTCGTAGAGGCCAAGTGCGCCATCGGTCTGCACGTTGAAGCCGGGCAGTTGCTCCAGCATCTTCAGGCCCGAAATGCCAGAGGGTGCAGACAGCAATGCTTCGCGCGTGACCGCCACGACATTGCTCACCTTGTCCTCGCCGATGGCCTCCGCCGATTGGGAGATGCGGCGGCCGGTGACGGTGATCGTGCCGGCATCTTCTTCCGCAACCGGTTCCTGCGCCCAGGCATGGGGCGATACGGTGGCAGCGCAGCATGACAGCAGCAGGGCGGCACGGCGAACGGACAAGAACTTCTGCATAAATGGCTCCCTTTCGGCCCTTTTCGGGCAGTTATGGGCCGTTCAGGCGTGCGCCCGTGCATGGCGCGCAGCGCTGCATCTCTCCACATAACAAGCAAGCCGGACGCATCCCTGCCACCAGCCGATTTTCTCGGTTTTCTTGTGAAACGAAATGATGGTGGAAATCCGCTACCGGCAAACGAGTAATTCTCAATCCGTAACGAAATTCGCTGGGATGCCGGTCGACCCAAAGCCCACGCTGCAAAAAACGGGCTACGCCATGATATTCCTATTTCTACATACTTCCATTATCGATACATATGCATCATGACCGACACTCCCTTTTGGCTGGCCCTGCTGCACCAGCTTCCCGCCAAGCCGCCCTATTTGCGGGTCAAGATATGGCGGCGGCTGCAAGGGATCGGCGCGGTCCCGCTCAAGAACGCCGTCCATGTCCTGCCCCATTCGGCGGAGAGCGCAGCCGCCTTCCGCAACCTCATGGCGGAAATCACCGCCAATGGCGGCGAAGCCACCCTGATCGAGGCGCGTCTGCTGGCCGGTCAATCGGACGGCGATGTCCGCGCCCTGTTCGATAGCGCCCGCAACGCCGATTATGAGGAGATCGCGCAGGCCGCCCGCCGCCTCCTGGAAACCGGCCCCGCCAGCGGCCCGGACATCGCCCGGCTGCGAAAGCGGATCGAGGATATCGGCAGGCTGGATTTCTTCGGCGCCCATGGACGGCAGGAGGCCGAAGCCGCGCTCGCGGAATTAGACCGGCAGCGTTACCTGCATCCGGACGTCAGCCGCGCCGATCCCACGGACGAAACCGAAGCGATCGACCTGACGAACAGGGTCTGGGTGACGCGCAGCGGCGTCCATGTCGACCGCATCGCCTGCGCCTGGCTGATCCGCCGGTTCATCGATCCCGGCGCCCGCTTCAAATTCGTCGACAGCCGCCATCATGATCCGGCGGCAGGCGAACTGCGCTTCGACATGGCGGACGCCGAATTCACCCATGAGAGCGACCGTTGCAGCTTTGAGACATTGCTGCTGCGGGCGGGTCTGCTGGACGACCCCGCACTGGTCGCGATCGGGGAGATCATCCATGATCTCGACATTGGCGACGGCAAGTTCGCCCGGCCCGAAACGCCCGGCCTGAGCGCCATATTGTCAGGCGTCTGCGCATCGACCGACGACGACGTCCAGCGCATCGCCATGGCGAGCGACGCGCTCAACCAGTTTCACGCCTTTTTCAGCAACAAAAAGACGGACCGATGAGGGCCAGCGCATCCTCCATCACGCCCGCGCCCCACCCGTCCGATGGCGATCACGGCATTTCTCTCCGCGAAGCGACCCGCGTCTGGGCGCGGATCGCCGCGCTCAGTTTCGGCGGCCCGGCGGGGCAGATCGCCGTGATGCACCGGCTGCTGGTCGAGGAAAAGCGCTGGATCGGGGAAGAACGATTCCTCCACGCGCTCAATTATTGCATGCTGCTGCCGGGACCGGAGGCGCAGCAACTGGCCATCTATATCGGTTGGCTGCTGCACAAGACCAGAGGCGGGCTGATCGCGGGCATATTGTTCGTGCTGCCCGGCTTCTTCGCTATATTGGGCCTCAGCTATATCTATGTCCTGCTGGGCCATGCGCCACTTATCGAAGGGCTGTTCTTCGGCCTGAAGGCGGCGGTGCTGGCCATCGTGATTCAGGCGGTGGTCCGGGTTGGATCCCGGGCGCTGAAGAATAATGTCATGCGCGGAATCGCCGTCGCCGCCTTCGTGGCGATCTTCTTCCTCGGCGCGCCCTTCCCGCTGATCATCCTGACGGCGGGCCTGGGCGGCTTCATCGGCGGGCGCAGCGGCCTTATGGCGTTCCAGGGCGGCGGAGGCCATGGTCCGGGGAGCGGCAATGTCGTCCATGACCGCGACACCGCATTGGGTGAGCAATTGCCCGAACATGCCCGCCCCCATCCGGGCTGGTCGTTGCGCATATCGGCGATATTGCTGCTGCTGTGGCTGGGGCCGGTGCTGGCGTTGTTCCTGGCCCTGGGACCGGACAATGTGTTCACCCATATCGCCGGCTTCTTCAGCCAGATGGCGGTCGTCACCTTCGGCGGCGCCTATGCGGTGCTTGCCTATGTCGCGCAGGAGGCAGTCGGCACCTTCGGCTGGCTGCGGCCCGGCGAAATGCTCGACGGCCTGGGCATGGCGGAAACGACGCCGGGGCCGCTGATCATGGTGACGCAGTTCGTGGGATTCCTGGCCGCCTTTCGCGATTCCGGGGTGCTGCACCCGCTGGTCGCCGCGACGCTGGGCGCAATCCTCACCACCTGGGTCACGTTCGTCCCCTGCTTCCTCTGGATCTTCGCGGGCGCGCCCTTCATCGAGCGGTTGCGCGGCAATCCGGCGCTTTCGGCGGCGCTGACCGCGATCACCGCCGCAGTCGTCGGCGTGATCCTCAATCTCGCAATCTGGTTCGCTATCCACACCCTGTTCGCGCAGGTCCGGCGGATCGGCGGAGTCGACCTGCCGCTGCTGTCGAGCGTCAATATCCCCGCCCTGCTGCTGTCGACCGGCGCGATGATCGCCATATTCCGGTTCGGGATCGGCGTGCTGCCGGTGCTGGGCGCGTGCGCAACCCTGGGCGCCGCCTATATCCTGATCGCTTGAGGGGGCTTGAAAGCCGTCCCCGCTCCCGCCATCTGACGGTTCGTTTTCAATGGGGAGAGTTTTCGTTACCGCCATGACCACCGGCACTGCACCCGAAACCCGTTCCTTCGAGGCCGACGTCGCCCGGCTGCTGCACATGATGGTGCACTCCGTCTATTCGGATAAGGACGTCTTCCTGCGCGAGTTGATCTCGAACGCAGCCGACGCCTGCGAGAAGCTGCGCTACGAATTGCTGAGCGATCCCGCGCTCGCGGGCGACGACGGCCAGCCGCGCATCACCGTCACGCTCAACCCCGAGGCCCGCCAGTTGATCGTCGAGGATAACGGCATCGGCATGAGCGAGGTCGAACTGGCCGAGGCGCTCGGCACCATCGCCCGATCCGGCACCCGCGCCTTCATGGAACGGGTCACGGCGGCGAAAGAAGGTGAAGGCGCGCAACTGATCGGCCAGTTCGGCGTCGGTTTCTATTCCGCCTTCATGGTCGCGGACAAGGTCGACGTCTTCTCCCGCCGGGCCGGGGCGGATACCGCCGCGCACTGGGCGTCGGAGGGTCTGGGCAGCTACACCATCCAGCTAGTCGACCCGGCCCAGGCCCCCGCACGCGGCACCCGCATCGTCCTGCACCTGAAGGAAGACGCCGCCAGCTATACCGAACAATTCACCACCCAGCGCATCGTCACCGCGCAGTCCGGTCATGTCCCGGTCCCCATCTTCCTCAAGGAAAAGCCGGATGCGGAGGAAAAGCAGATCGCGGACGGCGCGGCGCTCTGGACCCGCCCGAAATCGGATATCACGGCGGAGGAATATACCGATTTCTATCGCAGCACCGCCGGCCAGTTCGACGAACCCGCGCTGACGCTGCATTATCGCGCCGAGGGGCTGCACGAATATTCGGTCCTCGCCTTCCTGCCCTCCATGCGCCCGTTCGACCTGTTCGACCCGGATCGCGCAGGCCGGATGAAGCTCTATGTCCGCCGCGTCTTCATCACCGACGAAGCGCAGATATTGCCGCGCTATCTGCGTTTCGTGCGCGGGCTGGTCGACAGCAACGATCTGCCGCTCAACGTCTCGCGGGAGATGATCCAGGAAAGCCCGGTCCTGGCCGCCATTCAGAAGGGCGTCGCCAACCGCATCCTCTCCGAACTCGACAAGCTGGCCGAGAAGGATGGGGATGCCTATCTCAAATTCTGGGACAATTTCGGCGCGGTGCTGAAGGAAGGCCTGTACGAGGATTTCGCCCGGCGGGAGGCGCTGCTCGGCCTCGCCCGCTTCAAATCCACGGCTGGCGGCGAAGATTGGCGTTCGCTCAAACAATATGTCGAAGCGATCAAAGACAATCAGACCGCCATCTACTACGCCACCGGCCCCGATCTCGACCGCCTCGCCTCCTCCCCGCAACTGGAGGGGTTCCGCGCCCGCGGCATCGAAGTGCTGCTGCTCACCGATCAGGTCGACAGCTTCTGGGTCACGGCCGGGGTCGACTATCAGGGCAAGCCGTTCAAGTCGGTGACGCAGGGTCTGGCCGACCTGAGCCTGATCCCGCTGGCGGAGGGCGAAGCGCCCGCCGCGCAGGCATCGGCGGAGGTCGACGGCTTCATCGCCTATGTGAAGACTGTGCTGGGCGAGGAAGTGTCCGACGTCCGCGCATCGGAACGGTTGACGGAAAGCGCAGTCTGCCTGGTCGCGCCCGACAATGCGATGGACCGCCAGCTTGAAAAGCTGCTGGCCGGGGCCGGACGGATCGACAGTGCGGCCAGGCCAGTGCTGGAGATCAATCCCCGCCACGATCTGATCGCAAAACTCGGCGCGCTGACCGAGGACAGCGACTTGCGCGAGGATGCCGCCCGCCTGCTGCTGGACGAAGCCCGCATCGCGGATGGCGAGCTTCCCGCCGACCCTCGCGCCTTTTCCGCCCGCCTCGCCCGCATGATCGGTGGCGCAATCCGGTGATGGCGAGCGACAATCCGCTTGCCAGTCCCGCGAAAGCGCGCCAATCACCCGGCAACAGGAAAAATGAGAGGATAGCGCGTCGATGAGCTATTATGACGTTCTGATCGTGGGCGCCGGACATGCCGGGGCGCAGGCGGGCATTTCGCTGCGCCAGCTCGGTTTCGAAGGCTCGGTCGCGATGGTGGGCGATGAAAAGGATCCGCCCTATGAACGCCCGCCCCTCTCCAAGGAATATTTCGCGGGCGACAAGAGCTTCGACCGCATCCTGATCCGCCCGGCCAGCTTCTGGGAAGAGCGCAAGATCGACATGCTGCTCGGCCTGCGCGTGAAGTCGGTCGACCCGGTGGGCAAATTCGTGACCGCGGGCGACCGGGAGATCGGCTATGGCAAGCTGATCTGGGCGACCGGCGGTTCCCCGCGCATGCTGACCTGCACCGGCGCCGATGCCTCCGGCGTCCACGCGGTGCGCCGCCGCGACGATGTCGACGCCATGATCGCGAAGATCGACCGGATCAATCATGTGACGGTCATCGGCGGCGGCTATATCGGGTTGGAAGCGGCTGCCGTCCTTTCGAAATTCGGCAAGAAGGTCGTGCTTCTGGAAGCGCTGGACCGCGTGCTGGCCCGCGTGGCGGGCGAGGAATTGTCGCGCTTCTACGAGGCGGAACATCGCGCCCATGGCGTCGACCTGCGCACCGGCGCGCGCATGGACTGCATCGAAGTGACCGACGGGAAGGCGACCGCCGTGCTGATGCAAGACGGCGAACGGATCGAAACCGACATGGTGATCGTCGGCATCGGCATCATCCCCGAAACCGGGCCGCTGATCGCGGCAGGCGCGGCGGGCGGCAACGGCGTGGACGTGGACGAATATTGCCGCACCAGCCTGCCCGACATCTATGCGGTGGGCGATTGCGCCGCCCATGCGAACAGCTTCGCACGCGGCGCGCAGATCCGTCTGGAGTCCGTGCAGAACGCCAATGACCAGGCGAAGACCGCCGTCAACCACATCATGGGCAAGGAAGAAGCCTATCATGCCGTGCCCTGGTTCTGGTCTAATCAATATGATCTGAAGCTCCAGACCGTGGGCCTTTCGACCGGCCACGACCAGACGATCCTGCGCGGCGATCCGGCCACTCGCAGCTTTTCCGTCCTGTACCTCAAGGGCGGCAAGCTGATCGCGCTCGACTGCGTCAATGCGGTCAAGGATTATGTGCAGGGCCGCGCCCATGTCATTTCCGGCGCAGTACTGGATCAGGCGCAGTTGGCCGACGCAACCGTCCCCCTCAAGGAAGTCGGCCTCGCCTGAGAGATGCCTGGACAATGGATGAAGGTCAGCCCCGAAAGCTGGCCTTCATCGCCAATTCCCAGGGACCACCGCGATAATGCCAGGCCGCAAGGCCAGCGATGACAAGCGGCCTTGCACGGAAATCCCGCCGCAATTCGGCCACCAGCATCTTCGCCTCTGCTGGCTCGGCTTTGTTCTGCACCGTGATATGGAAGCGTGGGCTCCCCTGATCCTGCGGCGTCAGCAAGCCAGCAAAAGCATCCGCCAGTTCATCGCGCATCGCCATCAGTTCGGGACTTTCCACCCGATATGCGACCCCTCTTCCCAACGACATCACCTCCGTCAGCCTGGCGCCAGGCGACGGACCCGCGCAAAGTCCCTTCAATCGCCACGCCACTTCCTCCAGGGCCGAGGGCGGCAGATGATGGAACAGCGTGATATGCGCTGGCACCAGATTGCGCCCGGCCGGAAAATGCGCGCGGCGCAGGCCGTCGGCCCAGGCGAAATCCGCCGCCCCTATCAAAGCCGTCACGATGATCGGCGCCGCCAAAGCTTCATCCGTCAAAAGCCGACATCTCCTTTCGCAAAATTCCCTCAACCGCTATGATCTACCCCGCGGTCCCGGCAGGCAGGCCGCCGACAGAGGGGAACAGCCATGACCGCTCCACGATCCTTTCGAGCCATCGGAATCCTTTTGCTGCTCTGGAACCTGTTGGGGGTGGCCGCTTTCATCATGCAATATAGCGCCGATCTCGACCGATTGGCGAAAACCGATCCTTATACCGCCAGGATTTTCGCGGCCATGCCCGGCTGGGTCTGGGCGACCTATGCGGTGGCGGTCGGCGCGGGCGCGCTGGGTGCGATCCTGCTGCTGCTCCACAAGGCCGCCGCCGCGCCCCTGTTCCTGCTCTCGATCATCGCGGTGATCGTGCAGTTCGGCTACAACTTCCTCTACACCGACCTACTGGCGGTCAAAGGCCCCACCGCCGCGATCTTCCCGGCCGTGATCCTGATCATCGCCATCTTCCAATGGCGCTATGCGAGCCGCCTGATCGCAAAGGGCATCCTCCGCTGACCCGATCCAATCCAGGCCATAGGCTGGCCCAAAAAAAGGGCCGCTGCGACAATCCGCACCGGCCCTTTTTTCCAAAGCTTCAAACAGGCTTCAAACGCTGGGTCCAAGCCCCTTGATCGCGTCATCAACCAGCAGCTTGTCGGCCTTCGCATCATGCCCCTGCGCGATCAGCGACGCGGCGGCGCTGGTAGCGGCGTTCACCGCCCTGGCGCGGATGCCCGCGATCGCGGTGCGCTCCGCAGCGCCGATCTTGTCCTCCGCCATCTTCTGACGGCGCGCGATCAAAGCGGTCGCATTGGCCTTCGCATCTTCCAACAGCGTAGCGGCCTCCTGTTCGGCCGATTTGCGCATGGCGTCGGCCTCTCCAGCCGCCGAGGCCAGCTTGACTTCATATTCCGCCTTCAGCGCTTCCGCTTCAGCCCGCAGCTTGGAAGCTTCCTCCAACTGCGCCTTGATCTGAGCGATGCGGCTGTCCAGCGCCCCGCCGATCAGGCCGGGCACCTTCTTGAATATAAGGATCAGGATGAACACCGCCATCGCCAGGCTGACCCAGGCCGTGGCATCCATGCCGACCGCCTTGGGATCGCTGTGCGGCGCGACGCCTTCATGGGCAACGGTGCCGACCGGCTCCATCCCCTCCGAATGGATCGCCTCGTTCAGATGCGGAACTTCCGCCTCACTATGCTGTGCTGCTGCCTCAGCCATGGGCCAGTGCCGCCTTTACTGCGTTGCGGGCTGCGTCGTCCGACGCATCCACGCCGGAAATACGAACCACCATGTCGCGCGCTGCGTCAGCGGCAACGGTTTCAATCTCTGCCATGGCTGCGTCGGTGGCAGCCTTGATGCGGGCTTCGGCCGCGCCGATCTGGCCTGCGATCTCCGCGTCTGCGGCCGCAAGCTTGACTTCGGAGGCCTTGGCCGCTTCCGCCTTCGCCTTTGCCAGCATGGCCTGAGCGGCCCCACGGCTTTCGGCGTCGCGGACCCGATAGTCCGCCTCCGCTTCATCGGCGCGGGCGAAGGCCGCCTTGGCGGCATCCAGGTCTCCGGTGATCTTCGCGTCGCGCGCGTCGGCCGTCGCCTGAACCTTGGGCACCATGCCCAGGCCGACGACGAAGAAAACGAAGCCGAAGGTCAACAGCAGCCAGAAAATCTGCGATGAATAGGTTTCGGCAATTTGCGCGATTTGAGGCATTTTCAGGTCCGTCCGATCAGGCGCGGTCAATCATAGGACGGGCATGGGAAGCCGCGAAGCCCCCCTGCCCGTCCCAAAGCGGCTTATCAGGCCACGAACACCAGGATCATGGCGATAACGAACGCCAGCAGACCCAGAAGTTCCGCCGCAGCGAAACCGATGAACAGGCGGCCCTGCTGACCGTCGGCAGCGCCGGGGTTGCGCAGCGCGCCTTCCAGGAACGAGCTGAAGACGTTGCCCACACCGAGGGCGGCGATGCCCGCACCGATGGCGGCCAGGCCAGCACCGAGCAGCTTTGCGGCTTCTGCGTCCATGTCGTAAACTCCCTTTTCCAAACTCTAATCAAACGTGGGTGAAATAACGAAAAATCTTAGTGCAGGTTCTCGGCATCGTTGATGTAGACCGAGGTCAGCAGCGCGAACACATAGGCCTGGATCACCGCCACCAGCACTTCCAGTGCGCTGATGCCGATCATCAGGATGAAGCTGGCGCTGCCGACGGTGAGGCCAAAGCCGACCCCGGCGTTCGATGCGTTGATGACGAAGCCCGCCAGCACCTTCAGCAGCACGTGACCGGCGGTCATCGCGACGAACAGTCGCAGGCCCAGGCTGAACGGACGCACCATGAACGAGATCAGCTCGATCGGGAAAATGACCGGGATCATCGGCAGCGGCGTACCGTGCGGCACGAACAGCGAGAAGAAGTGCAGGCCATGCTTGTAGAAGCCCACCGCCAGCACGATCGAAAAGCTCATGATCGCGAGCACGCCGGTCGCGGTGAAATGGCTGGTGAAGGTGAAGGGGTGCAGGCCGACCAGGCCCAGCGGCAGCAGGCCCAGCAGATTCGCCAGCAGGATGAACATGAACAGCGAGAAGACGTAAGGAATATATTTCTTGCCGCCCTCACCCACATTGGCGACCAGCAGGCTCTTGATGAAGCCGGTCATATATTCGACCGCCATCTGCCAGCGGCCGGGAACCAGTTCCCGCTTCATGCCGCCGACGACGAAGATCCACAGCACCACGGCGGCGGCCACCATATAGAGCGCGCTGTTGGTGAAGGCGATGTTGAAGCCACCGATCGACAGATGGTCGGTACCGAACAGCGGTTCGATCGCAAACTGGTGCATCGGATCGATTTTGCCGGATTCTGCCACGCTGGACCCCTGTAACGCCTAATCTCAAGGACTATGACAAAAGCGTCCCTATTGGTCGGGACGCTTCGTCGTCGTCAATCTGATGATGTTCCTGAACGCCGCCACGATCCCAAGACCGAGGAATGCCAACAGGAGCCACGGGGATGTCCGCAGAAAGTAGTCCAGAGTCCCACCAACCACGGCACCGCCAGCAAGACCGCCGATCAGTTCCGCGAGAACCCTGTTGCCCAGGCGGGAACCATCGTCCGCCTGTTGCACCTGTGTCCCCTGTCTGACCTTTTCGGCGTGTTCGGCCTGCGCGATCCGTTCCTCCAAAGAGGCGATCCGCGCATCTTCCCCCGCCGGGTCTTGCCCCGGTGCATCCGCCGCCATCGACCATCCTTTCCATCAGGGCTTCAAGACCCCACGTCAGGCGGCATGGCGGTTGCGGTTGCACCCGTCAAGGCGCGGCCCGTTTAGAAAGGGCTTTCGGGAGTGTCAACCGTCGTTGGACAGGAGAATTTCCCGTCCGAACGAAGCGGGGTCGAAAGTCCGCCAGCGCCGGGAAAATCAGCCCGCCGTCGCGCAATAGCCCGGCAGGGCGATCGGTCCAGCGCCCTTGGTCTGCCATGCGCCAGCGCCGATGCGGTAGACCTGACCCGGCTTCACACGGCTGCTGAGCGTCTGGCATCCGGTCGCCGCGGCGACATCCTGCACCGTCACGCCGCGCTTGCCGGCAAGGTCGGTATAGACTGCCCGGCGCTTGATATTGATCGATTCGACCTCCTGCCGCACCGTGTCGCTCACCGACCCGGCGATGCCCAGATAGCCGTCAGCCTGCTCTCCAACCGAACCCGATGCCATGGCGGTGGCCACGGCGCCCGACTGCGCCCGCGCCGGAGAAGTCATGACCATCCCAGTCGTCAACGCAACCGCGGCGGTGGCGGCGATCATCAAAAATTTGCGTGTCATTGCGGGAACAACTCCGGGTTATTCTGGATCAGGTCCTGTGCATCGCGCTGCAGGCGGACGACGACTTCCTGCTGTATCTTGACGTTGAGGTTGATTTCGATCGGCTTGTCCGGGGCCTTCACCTGGATGCAGCCCCCCAAGGCCAAACCGGCGAAAGCCGCCGTCATGATCGTTCGCTTCTTCATTTCTGCTCCCCGTTTCGCATAGTCTCGCTTTCGGTGGGCTGAACCGCAACCCCTTCCTGCCCCATTTTCAGGCGCATCTTTTCCTGCATCTGGTCGCCA encodes the following:
- a CDS encoding AtpZ/AtpI family protein — translated: MAADAPGQDPAGEDARIASLEERIAQAEHAEKVRQGTQVQQADDGSRLGNRVLAELIGGLAGGAVVGGTLDYFLRTSPWLLLAFLGLGIVAAFRNIIRLTTTKRPDQ
- a CDS encoding YdbL family protein; amino-acid sequence: MTRKFLMIAATAAVALTTGMVMTSPARAQSGAVATAMASGSVGEQADGYLGIAGSVSDTVRQEVESINIKRRAVYTDLAGKRGVTVQDVAAATGCQTLSSRVKPGQVYRIGAGAWQTKGAGPIALPGYCATAG
- a CDS encoding YnbE family lipoprotein codes for the protein MKKRTIMTAAFAGLALGGCIQVKAPDKPIEINLNVKIQQEVVVRLQRDAQDLIQNNPELFPQ